Proteins from a single region of Terriglobales bacterium:
- a CDS encoding DUF1015 domain-containing protein, whose product MADIKPFRALRYDTNRVAPSDVVTQPYDKISPAMQDKYYAASPYNLVRIILGKSEPGDSDSGNVYTRAADSFQSWRKEGVLRPEARESFYYYTQRFTVPGTAVGAAGPVEFERRGFIALGRIHDYTDGDVFRHEQTLAKPKSDRLNLLRATRAHFGQIFMLYSDPAGDVDLLLENFTLAVSPGGTRQSEADAAMAVEPDIALTDEYGVLHRVWCISDPHVIKAVQDRMAGKKLIIADGHHRYETALNYRNESRLAGQSAGKGANAPHEFVMMTFVNMDSKGLVILPTHRVVHGLANFDREKFLESARKYFEVVPASGSCDQLANRLHEAGRHGTTLLANSGDACFLLHARPGAADSILKDVPALQRQLDVVHLHKVLLEHVLGLSEESIRNQENISYHRDASEALARVREGANVAFLMNPVKMDQLREITFAGGVLPQKSTDFYPKLLSGLTIYPLE is encoded by the coding sequence ATGGCAGATATCAAACCATTCCGCGCCCTCCGTTACGACACCAACCGCGTTGCGCCCTCCGACGTCGTTACTCAGCCCTACGACAAAATCTCTCCTGCCATGCAGGACAAGTACTACGCCGCCAGCCCTTATAACCTTGTCCGAATCATCCTCGGCAAATCTGAACCGGGCGACTCCGACTCCGGCAACGTCTATACCCGTGCCGCCGACTCTTTCCAGTCGTGGCGCAAGGAAGGCGTCCTCCGCCCTGAAGCCCGCGAGTCCTTTTACTACTACACTCAGCGCTTCACCGTTCCTGGCACAGCGGTTGGCGCCGCCGGCCCGGTCGAGTTTGAGCGCCGTGGCTTCATCGCCCTGGGTCGCATCCACGACTACACCGATGGCGACGTCTTCCGTCATGAGCAAACCCTCGCCAAGCCCAAGTCCGATCGCCTGAACCTCCTCCGCGCCACTCGCGCCCACTTTGGCCAGATCTTCATGCTTTACAGCGATCCAGCCGGAGATGTTGATCTATTACTTGAGAATTTCACCCTGGCGGTTTCACCCGGAGGCACCCGTCAGTCTGAGGCTGACGCCGCCATGGCCGTCGAGCCCGATATCGCCCTCACCGACGAATACGGTGTGTTGCACCGGGTTTGGTGCATTTCTGATCCGCACGTAATCAAGGCCGTTCAGGACCGCATGGCCGGCAAGAAACTCATCATCGCCGATGGCCACCACCGCTACGAAACCGCCCTCAACTACCGGAACGAATCTCGCCTGGCTGGTCAATCGGCCGGAAAGGGTGCGAATGCGCCCCACGAGTTCGTCATGATGACCTTCGTCAACATGGATTCGAAGGGTCTGGTGATCCTCCCCACCCATCGTGTCGTTCACGGCCTTGCGAATTTTGACCGCGAGAAATTCCTCGAGAGCGCGCGCAAGTACTTCGAAGTCGTCCCCGCCTCCGGCTCCTGCGACCAGCTCGCCAACCGTCTGCACGAAGCCGGACGCCACGGCACCACCCTGCTCGCCAACTCCGGAGACGCCTGCTTCCTCCTCCACGCCCGCCCCGGCGCGGCAGACTCGATCCTGAAAGACGTTCCTGCGCTTCAGCGTCAGCTCGACGTCGTCCACCTCCACAAGGTCCTGCTCGAGCACGTCCTCGGACTCTCCGAAGAATCCATCCGCAACCAGGAGAACATCTCCTATCATCGCGACGCCTCCGAAGCCCTCGCCCGTGTCCGCGAAGGCGCCAATGTCGCCTTCCTCATGAACCCCGTCAAAATGGACCAGCTCCGTGAGATCACCTTCGCCGGAGGCGTGCTCCCGCAGAAGTCCACCGACTTCTAC
- a CDS encoding VWA domain-containing protein, which translates to MTRKTGKVGGRYRCWLLQRLSPDVRTGREYRETRVLRYLAACTLLFFGLSLAIAQTNDEVHIQPRTNSSAQQMPKGGVDPTLKTHTRPMKVDVDLVLVPVTITDPMNRLVTGLEQDNFELFEGSDKQEIRHFSSEDVPISLGVIFDVSGSMANKIEKAREAVVEFFRTANPQDEFFMVTFNDRPVLLSDFTESVEDIQSKIIFAKPEKRTALMDAIYMGLHQMKKADRQKKALLIISDGGDNHSRYTEKEIKSLVKEADVQIYGIGIYDSSPTTPEEKMGPVVLSEVCDVTGGRAFTIDNPNELADVATKIGIELRNQYVLGYRPNKPARDGKWRKIKVKLNPPKGLPPLHVYAKTGYYAPSD; encoded by the coding sequence ATGACCCGGAAGACGGGAAAAGTCGGCGGACGATACCGCTGCTGGTTGCTTCAGAGGCTCTCGCCGGACGTGAGGACTGGACGAGAGTATCGGGAGACACGAGTGCTACGCTACCTCGCCGCCTGCACGCTCCTATTCTTTGGGTTATCCCTGGCCATCGCACAAACCAACGACGAAGTACATATTCAGCCGCGAACGAACTCATCGGCACAGCAGATGCCGAAAGGGGGCGTGGATCCGACATTAAAGACACACACACGTCCCATGAAAGTGGATGTGGACCTGGTGCTGGTGCCGGTGACGATTACAGATCCGATGAACCGCCTGGTAACCGGGTTGGAGCAGGACAACTTCGAGCTGTTTGAAGGATCGGACAAGCAGGAGATCAGGCACTTTTCGAGTGAAGATGTGCCGATTTCGCTGGGCGTGATTTTCGATGTTTCGGGCAGCATGGCGAACAAGATCGAAAAGGCACGCGAAGCCGTGGTGGAGTTCTTCCGGACAGCGAACCCGCAGGATGAGTTCTTCATGGTGACGTTCAACGATCGTCCGGTGCTGCTATCGGATTTCACCGAGTCAGTGGAAGACATCCAGTCGAAGATTATTTTCGCGAAGCCGGAGAAGCGCACAGCGTTGATGGACGCGATCTACATGGGTCTGCATCAGATGAAGAAGGCAGACCGGCAGAAGAAGGCGCTGTTGATCATCAGCGACGGTGGTGACAATCACAGCCGGTATACTGAAAAGGAAATCAAGTCACTGGTAAAGGAAGCGGACGTCCAGATCTACGGCATCGGAATTTACGATTCTTCGCCGACGACGCCGGAAGAAAAGATGGGTCCAGTTGTGCTTTCGGAAGTCTGCGATGTTACTGGTGGCAGGGCATTTACGATAGATAATCCCAACGAGTTGGCGGACGTGGCTACAAAGATTGGAATAGAGCTGCGCAACCAATATGTACTCGGGTATCGTCCAAACAAACCAGCGCGCGATGGGAAGTGGCGGAAGATCAAGGTAAAGCTGAATCCGCCCAAGGGGCTGCCGCCGCTCCACGTTTATGCAAAAACGGGCTACTATGCACCTTCGGACTAA